A window from Calliopsis andreniformis isolate RMS-2024a chromosome 5, iyCalAndr_principal, whole genome shotgun sequence encodes these proteins:
- the Yif1 gene encoding yip1d-interacting factor 1 yields MNYSHSSARRGKPKRLLDPSAGISASPSMPQSPYMYNQQVPLNNSIPPEYGFNVPEQQSPPAYGFNSVPMQSYPPSNNHGGEYSSQQFTTQFLSQPIVTDMAVQYGNALVGTGKQQFEKYVPVTALKYYFAVDTDYVFAKLALLFFPFTHKDWSVKYEQDVPLQPRYERNAPDMYIPTMAFLTYVVLAGLVLGTQERFTPEQLGILASSALAWGVIELLVHIVTLYVTNIDTSLSTLDLLAYCGYKYVGVNAALFFSLPFGRFGYYIVLLYYSGSLAFVLLRSLKLRVIPQNHSSYTASGNKRRLYFILFVAGIQPALMWWLSYHLV; encoded by the exons ATGAATTACAGTCATTCAAGTGCACGTCGAG GCAAACCAAAGAGGTTACTTGATCCATCTGCTGGAATATCTGCTTCACCATCTATGCCACAAAGTCCATATATGTACAACCAACAG GTTCCTTTGAACAATAGCATACCTCCTGAATATGGTTTTAATGTACCCGAACAACAATCACCACCGGCATATGGATTTAATTCAGTGCCAATGCAAAGTTATCCACCCTCCAACAATCATGGAGGAGAATATTCTTCACAACAGTTTACAACACAATTTCTCTCACAGCCAATCGTTACAGATATGGCTGTGCAATATGGAAATGCTTTAGTGGGAACTGGGAAACAGCAGTTTGAAAAATACGTGCCAGTTACTGCTTTGAAATACTATTTTGCTGTTGACACAGACTATGTTTTTGCAAAGCTAGCTTTGTTGTTCTTCCCATTCACTCACAAA GACTGGTCTGTAAAATACGAACAAGATGTTCCATTGCAACCACGTTATGAAAGAAACGCACCAGATATGTATATTCCAACAATGGCGTTTTTGACATATGTAGTTTTGGCAGGATTAGTACTAGGAACTCAAGAACGTTTTACTCCCGAGCAATTAGGTATTTTGGCTAGTTCTGCTCTAGCTTGGGGTGTTATAGAACTATTAGTACATATTGTAACTCTCTATGTGACGAATATTGACACAAGTTTGTCAACGCTAGATTTACTCGCTTATTGCGGCTACAAATACGTCGGTGTTAACGCGGCTCTATTTTTTTCGTTGCCATTTGGAAGGTTCGGTTATTATATAGTTTTGCTATACTACAGTGGATCTTTAGCATTTGTTCTCTTGAGGTCGTTGAAGTTGAGGGTCATTCCACAAAATCATAGTTCATACACGGCTTCTGGGAACAAGAGGAGACTTTATTTTATACTATTTGTAGCTGGTATTCAGCCTGCATTAATGTGGTGGCTATCTTATCACCTGGTTTAA